A genomic stretch from Buchnera aphidicola (Brevicoryne brassicae) includes:
- the dut gene encoding dUTP diphosphatase has protein sequence MMNNIEIQIMDLSIEKKFLLPTYATSGSSGLDLRACLEEKIKLKPEKTILVSTGIAIYIKNPNITALILPRSGLGHKKGIVLGNLVGLIDSDYQGQLMISLWNRSKKIFYINPNDRIAQIIFIPVIRPNFSLVKNFDKTIRAEKGFGHSGTF, from the coding sequence ATTATGAATAATATTGAAATACAAATTATGGATTTAAGTATTGAAAAAAAATTTTTACTACCAACATATGCAACTTCAGGATCATCTGGTTTAGATCTTCGAGCTTGTTTAGAAGAAAAAATTAAGTTAAAACCTGAAAAGACTATCTTAGTTTCAACTGGTATAGCAATATACATCAAAAATCCTAATATAACAGCACTGATTTTACCTCGTTCTGGATTAGGTCATAAAAAAGGAATTGTTCTGGGTAATCTAGTAGGTTTAATTGATTCTGATTATCAAGGTCAATTAATGATATCCCTTTGGAATCGTAGTAAAAAAATTTTTTATATAAATCCTAATGATAGGATAGCGCAAATAATATTTATTCCAGTTATTAGACCAAATTTTTCTTTAGTAAAAAATTTTGATAAAACCATACGTGCTGAAAAAGGTTTTGGACATTCTGGAACTTTTTAA
- the cysQ gene encoding 3'(2'),5'-bisphosphate nucleotidase CysQ — protein sequence MLEKVCKLARYTGSVIMKFYNSQKSINISYKSDKTPITNVDREANNIIKEGLIQINPNFPIISEEESHNFDIYRFWKDYWLIDPLDGTKEFLKKNGEFTVNISLIKNGIPVLGVIYAPFSNILYSSFNNNAWKEIKPGVKEKISVSYSEKNTPLLITSRSHPDKELNNYLKKIKNYKLKKMGSSLKFCLIAEGTAQIYPRFGKTHIWDTAAGQAIVTAAGGTVKTWTGDDLNYSLSSCSSFINSGFCALSI from the coding sequence ATGTTAGAAAAAGTTTGTAAGTTAGCGCGTTACACAGGAAGTGTAATTATGAAATTTTATAACTCTCAAAAATCTATAAATATTTCTTATAAATCGGATAAAACTCCTATAACTAATGTTGATCGTGAAGCTAATAACATAATTAAAGAAGGACTTATACAAATAAATCCTAATTTTCCAATCATTTCCGAAGAAGAATCACATAATTTTGATATTTATCGTTTTTGGAAAGATTATTGGTTGATTGATCCTTTAGATGGAACTAAAGAATTTTTGAAAAAAAATGGTGAATTTACAGTAAATATTAGTTTAATTAAAAATGGAATTCCTGTATTAGGAGTGATATATGCTCCTTTTTCAAACATTTTATACTCTTCTTTTAATAACAACGCTTGGAAAGAAATCAAACCAGGTGTAAAAGAAAAAATTAGCGTTTCTTATTCAGAAAAGAACACACCATTATTAATTACTAGTCGTTCACATCCTGATAAAGAATTAAACAATTATTTAAAAAAAATAAAAAATTATAAATTAAAAAAAATGGGTTCTTCTCTAAAATTTTGTTTAATTGCAGAAGGTACTGCACAAATTTACCCAAGATTTGGGAAAACCCATATTTGGGATACTGCTGCAGGTCAAGCTATTGTTACTGCTGCGGGTGGAACAGTAAAGACGTGGACAGGCGATGATTTAAACTATTCATTATCTTCTTGTTCTTCTTTTATTAATTCTGGTTTTTGTGCATTGTCAATATAA
- the rplI gene encoding 50S ribosomal protein L9 yields MEIILLETIHKLGNTGSVIHVKSGYARNFLIPKGKAILAHKKNIESFEAQRVALEQENINKFLTAQSRADKIKKIKAITIFSKVGKEGKIFGSVGIRNIIKEMMSLGIKLNKKEIRLPNGLLRKVGEHKVIFQPHNEICIDFIVNVISKN; encoded by the coding sequence ATGGAAATAATTCTTTTAGAAACAATTCATAAATTAGGTAATACTGGTTCAGTTATTCATGTTAAATCTGGTTATGCAAGAAACTTTTTGATTCCAAAAGGTAAAGCTATTTTAGCTCATAAAAAAAATATCGAATCTTTTGAGGCTCAACGTGTTGCATTAGAACAAGAAAATATTAATAAATTTCTTACAGCACAGTCACGTGCTGACAAAATAAAAAAAATAAAAGCTATAACAATTTTTTCTAAAGTGGGTAAAGAAGGTAAAATATTTGGTTCTGTAGGTATTAGAAATATAATAAAAGAAATGATGTCTTTAGGTATTAAATTAAATAAAAAAGAAATTCGTCTACCGAATGGTTTATTGCGCAAAGTCGGAGAACATAAAGTAATATTTCAACCACATAACGAAATATGTATTGATTTTATAGTTAATGTTATTTCAAAAAATTAA
- the rpsR gene encoding 30S ribosomal protein S18 — MVRYFRRRKFCRFTAEGIQEIDYKDITILKNYITESGKIVPSRITGTRAKYQRQLSRAIKRARYLALLPYTDQHR, encoded by the coding sequence ATGGTTCGTTATTTTCGTCGTAGAAAATTCTGTCGTTTTACTGCAGAAGGCATTCAAGAGATAGATTATAAAGATATTACTATTTTAAAAAACTATATTACAGAAAGTGGAAAAATTGTTCCTAGTCGTATTACTGGTACTCGAGCAAAATATCAACGACAACTATCTAGAGCTATTAAAAGAGCTCGATATCTTGCTTTGTTACCTTATACTGATCAACACCGTTAA
- the rpsF gene encoding 30S ribosomal protein S6, with amino-acid sequence MRHYEIIFMIHPDHSEKVPVLIEKYKKIIDNHSGIIHRLEDWGRRQLSYSINKLQKAHYVLMNIEVTSKAINFLETEFRFNTIVLRNMIICMKKAITEPSPIIKLKDEKKEKKQI; translated from the coding sequence ATGCGTCATTATGAAATTATTTTTATGATTCATCCCGATCACAGTGAAAAAGTTCCAGTGTTAATTGAAAAATATAAAAAAATTATTGATAATCATTCAGGTATTATACATCGTTTAGAAGATTGGGGCAGACGTCAATTATCTTATTCTATTAATAAATTACAAAAAGCACACTATGTTTTAATGAACATTGAAGTTACTTCTAAAGCTATTAATTTCTTAGAAACAGAATTTCGTTTTAATACTATAGTTCTTCGGAATATGATTATATGTATGAAAAAAGCAATAACCGAGCCTTCACCTATTATTAAATTAAAAGATGAAAAAAAAGAAAAAAAACAAATTTAA